In a genomic window of Amphiprion ocellaris isolate individual 3 ecotype Okinawa chromosome 11, ASM2253959v1, whole genome shotgun sequence:
- the LOC111579207 gene encoding ATP synthase subunit beta, mitochondrial-like — protein sequence MLGSVGRCCSGALQALKPGVNSLKTLSGRHAALYTSRGYATPAAQAALANGRIVAVIGAVVDVQFDEGLPPILNALEVVGRDSRLVLEVAQHLGENTVRTIAMDGTEGLVRGQQVLDTGAPIRIPVGPETLGRIMNVIGEPIDERGPITTKQTAPIHAEAPEFTDMSVDQEILVTGIKVVDLLAPYAKGGKIGLFGGAGVGKTVLIMELINNVAKAHGGYSVFAGVGERTREGNDLYHEMIESGVINLKDTTSKVALVYGQMNEPPGARARVALTGLTVAEYFRDQEGQDVLLFIDNIFRFTQAGSEVSALLGRIPSAVGYQPTLATDMGTMQERITTTKKGSITSVQAIYVPADDLTDPAPATTFAHLDATTVLSRAIAELGIYPAVDPLDSTSRIMDPNIVGAEHYDVARGVQKILQDYKSLQDIIAILGMDELSEEDRLTVARARKIQRFLSQPFQVAEVFTGHLGKLVPLKETIKGFKSILGGEYDALPEQAFYMVGPIEEVVEKAEKLAEEHS from the exons GAGTCAACTCTCTGAAGACCCTCAGTGGGAGACATGCGGCTCTTTATACGA GCCGGGGTTACGCTACCCCAGCTGCTCAGGCAGCACTGGCCAATGGCCGCATCGTGGCTGTGATTGGTGCTGTGGTGGACGTCCAGTTCGATGAAGGCCTGCCTCCCATCCTCAATGCCCTGGAGGTGGTGGGCCGTGACAGCAGGCTGGTGCTGGAGGTGGCACAGCACCTGG GTGAAAACACAGTCAGGACGATTGCCATGGATGGTACTGAGGGTCTGGTCCGTGGTCAGCAGGTTCTGGACACTGGAGCCCCCATCAGGATCCCTGTCGGCCCTGAGACTTTGGGCAGGATCATGAATGTCATTGGAGAGCCCATTGATGAGAGGGGTCCGATTACTACCAAACA GACTGCTCCTATTCACGCTGAAGCCCCTGAGTTCACCGACATGAGTGTGGATCAGGAGATCCTGGTGACCGGCATCAAAGTGGTAGATCTGCTGGCACCCTATGCCAAGGGTGGAAAGATCG GTCTGTTTGGTGGTGCTGGTGTTGGCAAGACTGTGTTGATTATGGAGCTGATCAACAATGTGGCCAAGGCTCACGGTGGTTACTCCGTGTTCGCCGGAGTGGGAGAGAGAACCCGTGAGGGAAATGACTTGTACCATGAGATGATTGAGTCTGGAGTGATTAACCTGAAGGACACCACCTCAAAG GTGGCACTGGTGTACGGTCAGATGAATGAACCTCCAGGTGCTCGTGCTAGAGTTGCTCTGACGGGTCTGACTGTTGCTGAATACTTCCGAGATCAGGAGGGACAGGATGTGCTTCTCTTCATTGACAACATCTTTAGGTTCACCCAGGCTGGATCGGAG GTGTCTGCCCTGTTGGGTCGTATCCCTTCTGCCGTGGGTTACCAGCCCACCTTGGCCACTGATATGGGAACAATGCAGGAGAGAATTACCACTACCAAGAAGGGCTCCATCACCTCAGTACAA GCTATCTACGTGCCTGCTGATGATTTGACTGATCCTGCTCCGGCCACAACTTTCGCTCACTTAGATGCAACAACTGTGCTGTCTCGTGCTATCGCTGAGCTTGGTATCTATCCAGCTGTGGATCCTCTCGATTCCACCTCCCGTATCATGGACCCCAATATCGTTGGGGCTGAACACTACGATGTTGCTCGTGGTGTGCAGAAGATCCTCCAG gaCTACAAATCATTGCAGGATATTATTGCTATCCTCGGTATGGATGAACTGTCTGAGGAAGACAGGCTGACTGTAGCTCGTGCTCGCAAGATCCAGCGTTTCCTGTCTCAGCCCTTCCAGGTAGCAGAAGTCTTTACAGGTCATTTGGGCAAGTTGGTTCCTCTCAAGGAAACAATCAAAGGCTTTAAGAGCATCCTTGGAG GTGAATATGATGCCTTGCCAGAGCAGGCTTTCTACATGGTGGGTCCAATTGAAGAAGTTGTTGAAAAGGCTGAGAAACTGGCAGAGGAACATTCATAA
- the zgc:172182 gene encoding coiled-coil domain-containing protein 89 isoform X1 yields the protein MATPQRHAESLLKMEGSAVEHMDSIQTLPEKLQCLSTEDVTDRRVLRSRIDEQSSLICMLKRRADEMILRYQALQKINTELEEQVTHCQEELDGARKKTEETEKSFRDLVACSQGIIEFMEEHKKKNVQLKLENEQLQKENQTLFSQKLHDKEVHVQKLMQDIKLLTEKYTKKENEYREKLAGCESKFLEQATQHKAKERSLLSQLHDAQQQHREGVEICKDLKQKLQEAEEQLALKETNIRESLTNLTNEKDKLLCLSVERGKVIQEKQKEIQQLERSWKEEKKARIKAQERYNVYQQCFYSTAEWNKSNLYLSSTFYRFKLEAEAVNTDVRVKSLQSALDESETKFEKLNKDFDAFKEHSTYLLAQEKELNKTLRLVIG from the exons ATGGCGACTCCTCAGAGACATGCAGAAAGCTTGTTGAAGATGGAGGGCAGCGCTGTGGAG CATATGGACAGTATTCAGACGTTACCAGAGAAACTTCAGTGTCTTTCTACAGAAGATGTAACAGACAGAAGAGTGCTGCGATCCAGGATAGACGAACAGTCAAGTTTGATCTGCATGCTGAAACGGAGAGCAGATGAGATGATTCTCCGATATCAAGCCCTGCAGAAAATCAATACAGAGCTTGAGGAGCAAGTAACACACTGCCAGGAAGAACTGGACGgtgcaagaaagaaaacagaggaaacagagaaaagctTTAGGGATTTAGTTGCCTGCAGTCAAGGAATTATTGAATTCATGGAggagcacaaaaaaaagaatgtccAGCTGAAGCTGGAAAATGAacagctgcagaaagaaaatCAGACACTTTTCTCCCAAAAGTTACACGATAAAGAAGTGCATGTTCAAAAACTAATGCAAGACATCAAACTGCTGACggagaaatacacaaaaaaagaaaacgaatATCG AGAGAAATTAGCTGGATGTGAATCAAAATTCCTGGAACAAGCAACTCAGCATAAAGCCAAGGAAAGATCATTGCTCAGTCAGTTGCATGATGCTCAACAACAGCACAGAGAAGGTGTAGAAATATGCAAAG ACTTGAAGCAGAAGCTACAGGAGGCCGAAGAACAGCTTGCTTTGAAGGAAACCAACATCAGAGAAAGCTTGACGAATCTCACCAACGAGAAGGACAAATTACTGTGTCTTTCTGTAGAAAGAGGCAAAGTAATACAG gaaaaacaaaaggaaatccAGCAACTGGAGAGAAGCtggaaagaggagaagaaagccCGGATCAAAGCACAGGAGAGGTACAATGTGTACCAACAATGTTTCTATTCTACTGCTGAGTGGAACAAGTCAAATCTGTATTTGTCCTCGACTTTCTATAGGTTCAAACTGGAAGCAGAAGCAGTTAACACAGATGTAAGAGTGAAGTCTCTGCAGTCTGCTCTTGATGAATCGGAGACAAAGTTTGAGAAGCTGAATAAG GATTTTGATGCCTTCAAGGAACACAGCACCTACCTCCTGGCACAGGAAAAGGAGTTAAATAAGACACTTCGCCTTGTGATAGGCTAA
- the zgc:172182 gene encoding coiled-coil domain-containing protein 89 isoform X2, whose product MATPQRHAESLLKMEGSAVEHMDSIQTLPEKLQCLSTEDVTDRRVLRSRIDEQSSLICMLKRRADEMILRYQALQKINTELEEQVTHCQEELDGARKKTEETEKSFRDLVACSQGIIEFMEEHKKKNVQLKLENEQLQKENQTLFSQKLHDKEVHVQKLMQDIKLLTEKYTKKENEYREKLAGCESKFLEQATQHKAKERSLLSQLHDAQQQHREGVEICKDLKQKLQEAEEQLALKETNIRESLTNLTNEKDKLLCLSVERGKVIQEKQKEIQQLERSWKEEKKARIKAQERFKLEAEAVNTDVRVKSLQSALDESETKFEKLNKDFDAFKEHSTYLLAQEKELNKTLRLVIG is encoded by the exons ATGGCGACTCCTCAGAGACATGCAGAAAGCTTGTTGAAGATGGAGGGCAGCGCTGTGGAG CATATGGACAGTATTCAGACGTTACCAGAGAAACTTCAGTGTCTTTCTACAGAAGATGTAACAGACAGAAGAGTGCTGCGATCCAGGATAGACGAACAGTCAAGTTTGATCTGCATGCTGAAACGGAGAGCAGATGAGATGATTCTCCGATATCAAGCCCTGCAGAAAATCAATACAGAGCTTGAGGAGCAAGTAACACACTGCCAGGAAGAACTGGACGgtgcaagaaagaaaacagaggaaacagagaaaagctTTAGGGATTTAGTTGCCTGCAGTCAAGGAATTATTGAATTCATGGAggagcacaaaaaaaagaatgtccAGCTGAAGCTGGAAAATGAacagctgcagaaagaaaatCAGACACTTTTCTCCCAAAAGTTACACGATAAAGAAGTGCATGTTCAAAAACTAATGCAAGACATCAAACTGCTGACggagaaatacacaaaaaaagaaaacgaatATCG AGAGAAATTAGCTGGATGTGAATCAAAATTCCTGGAACAAGCAACTCAGCATAAAGCCAAGGAAAGATCATTGCTCAGTCAGTTGCATGATGCTCAACAACAGCACAGAGAAGGTGTAGAAATATGCAAAG ACTTGAAGCAGAAGCTACAGGAGGCCGAAGAACAGCTTGCTTTGAAGGAAACCAACATCAGAGAAAGCTTGACGAATCTCACCAACGAGAAGGACAAATTACTGTGTCTTTCTGTAGAAAGAGGCAAAGTAATACAG gaaaaacaaaaggaaatccAGCAACTGGAGAGAAGCtggaaagaggagaagaaagccCGGATCAAAGCACAGGAGAG GTTCAAACTGGAAGCAGAAGCAGTTAACACAGATGTAAGAGTGAAGTCTCTGCAGTCTGCTCTTGATGAATCGGAGACAAAGTTTGAGAAGCTGAATAAG GATTTTGATGCCTTCAAGGAACACAGCACCTACCTCCTGGCACAGGAAAAGGAGTTAAATAAGACACTTCGCCTTGTGATAGGCTAA